One Nicotiana tomentosiformis chromosome 4, ASM39032v3, whole genome shotgun sequence genomic window carries:
- the LOC138910264 gene encoding uncharacterized protein yields the protein MARAYKTEDFNRLMQDMDNNDKRARDYLFQVGYEKWSITHSTVNRFMVITSNTAESLNARNREARELPIMSFLDYMMNLVMEWNNTNRMTTMSTFTGLGKKYNEVLKENRILDYTHIKVPKYCSAYYTKEYFKKTYEVPVNPLLDETTWDLPIEECGPTTDSECEIRKTDKVVTQ from the exons ATGGCTAGAGCATACAAAACTGAAGATTTTAATCGCCTCATGCAAGATATGGACAACAATGATAAGAGGGCAAGGGATTACCTGTTCCAAGTAGGTTATGAAAAATGGTCCATAACGCATTCCACTGTTAATAGATTTATGGTGATAACTTCAAATACTGCCGAGTCACTCAATGCAAGAAATAGAGAGGCAAGAGAGCTACCAATCATGAGTTTTCTAGATTACATGATGAATTTAGTTATGGAATGGAATAATACAAATAGAATGACTACAATGAGTACATTTACTGGCCTAGGAAAAAAATATAATGAAGTACTAAAGGAAAATCGCA TATTGGACTACACACACATAAAAGTACCCAAATATTGTTCTGCCTATTACACCAAGGAATACTTCAAGAAGACATATGAAGTTCCAGTTAATCCACTTCTAGATGAGACTACATGGGACCTTCCAATAGAGGAATGTGGTCCTACCACCGATAGCGAATGTGAAATCAGGAAGACCGACAAAGTCGTGACGCAATGA